The Musa acuminata AAA Group cultivar baxijiao chromosome BXJ2-2, Cavendish_Baxijiao_AAA, whole genome shotgun sequence genome contains the following window.
TATGTTTATGTTTTTGTTCTTGTGCCATTATTTCTAACATTCTGCTATAAATCATTGTGGAGATTGAAGTAACTTTTGTCTTCATGGCAGTATCTGGATGAGAACAAGCAGCTGATTTTGGCTATTTTGGAAAACCAGAATTTGGGGAAGTTAGCTGAATGTGCTCAGTAAGtgattaactttcctttctttttatGGCTATCTATAGATATGTCACTATTGTTCTTATATGTTGCCATTTTACAATCAAATTTCATCAAGTTTTACTCACATAATTCTTCTAACTGTGAAGTGTCGACTGATTACTTCTGTATGATTTTGTTGATTAATGTGAGAAACAAATATAATTATATGGATGCTAGTCTGATTGGTATTTGTCTTGATCCTCAGGTGAAGTATAGTTTGGAAACAAGATATCATTACGTTTTTAAtggtttttttatttaaaatgtaGTTTCTGATTATTTTTATTGGTGGTATCTACTCAGTTTTATTTTATGTTTGGTTTGGTTGATGCAGCAAACGATCATGAAGGAAAGGAAAATAAATGTTTTAGGCTTAGTTCTAATTACTCTCTGCCATAAATTGTTCAAAACCAGTAAAAGTCAGTAAAAGTCGCACACTATTGTTGGCAAAAGATTGTGGAGTGCGTCGGAAAACAGAGCGATCTTTTGGCTATTCTGCTGTGGGCAACACAGAACATCAATAATCTTTTGTAAGtacaatttaaaaaaatatatatatatatagtagtgaAAGAGGATGTAGAAATCTGAGAACTTTAAGGTGGGCAGAAAGAGAAGTGCATCCTGACCCACTGGCCGAACACCTTATCAAATTTAACAAGGAACTAGGTGATAATCAACGTTTGAAACACAGCTGGTGGAACGAAATTAGGAAAGTATTGTGACCATATTAAAGGAGTGAAATGGTGTTTTTTGAGAAGGGAAGTTCGTTATTTGAAGGGGCTGAATATTTGTTTTACCATTTGTTTAACAAAATAGGCATAAACACATTTCGCAGATGAAAACAAGAATTTTCTGTGAATTAATGTATCATTTATATATACAACAAATTTGATCAGTCGCTTTCTATAGTTTCACACCTGAGTTGATAATACACCTAAATTTCTCCAAAAGTTTCTGAAAACTGGTGAGGAGGAATTCTAGACTAATCAGACCTTAGTCTCTAACTAATACATTTATTCATTCTGTAAATGACTCATTGTACTTATCATGCAGATAATTATCCTTTCTTTTTTTAAGAAGGGTCACCAGACCCACAAAGAGGAAAAGGCACCAATTGTAAGAcaggagagagagaagggaataaattaagaaagaaaagaaagaggaaaATGTAGGGAGTAATAAGATAGAAGTGGGAGAAGAAATTCCTagtaaagaggaagaagaaattcCAGACTCTTTTTTCTTCATTACCGATAGATAAGTTGCACACTCGGTATTAGTCATTATGATATTGAGAGTTAGGAAAAATGTTATAATAGGTTAATGATGATCAGGTTGCTTGCTTTATTGGTTAGTCATAGGAAATAAATTGATGTAGTTAATTTTTGCGTGCCTGAAGCATTAGTAGAAGATGAGCGCATATTGATCATGTTGGATATTCTTTGAAAAGGATGAATACGAGGATGCTATCAACAATTTTGATGGTAGTCATGGTGATGCTACTACCATTGCCTATACTTATGAAAGGATCTTGGCACTGTACTTTTTCTTATTGTTGATATAGCTGACCCATATAATGTGGTGGGAGCCTCATGTACTGTGTCACCCTTTTTGTACAGTGTGGTGGGAAAAGTCAGGCAGGCTGAGGGATGAGGTTCTTGCACACATGGTTACATGGCTGATACCTAAATAATATCATATGCCATAAGTTTTAAGGAGGAGGCAGTCTGTTGTGATGTTGTGACGGTTGGGGAGACATAATGTCAAGTAGCAAGTGCAGCAGCCTTTGGGATGTCAATTGTTGTCCTTATGATTGTTGTAACAGTTGGTACTCCCATCAATATCCTCACtgggatgatgataatgatgaacaTAAGATGTTCTGCTGCCAACTATATTTGCTGTAATCAATTTGCTCATGTCAGATAAAAGGGGAATAATTAAAGAGGACCTTGCACAAAGCACGTTGTACAACATCAGGCCTTGCTTAACAAATCCACGTTTTTCAGTAGATCATTAGCTGCCAAGGCCATCATCTAATTACCATGATGTTTAAATCGATAGCAGAATGAGGATAGTCGATGGTGGTGAATGCCATAACGAGAGTTCCCTGTTATTTAGCAGTTTATGGCTGATGAATGTTTCCCTGTGAATAGAGATGGATCTGCAAACCTAAAACCTTTTGTTGTTTTGTTTAATGAGATATTGTCTAACTGTTACTACATCATTTGTTACATCTGTACTTGCGCTGTTTACCCTTTTGTGAATTTATAGATTTTCTTCCGCCTCAACATTTGCCACCTTCAAATCAAGGAAAATTCATTGGGAAGAAACTTTCAAATGTTGGATTTTGTCGTCTTTAACTCATACATGTTGCATTATACGATCCAGGTATCAAGCCCAGCTTCAAAGGAATCTCCTGTATCTAGCTGCAATTGCAGACGCACAACCACAGGCACATGCTGTTCGTCCTCCGGTCAGGCATCATTTCCATGGGATCTATATGTGCTGTTGTTTGAGATCACACGTTGTCTCATAATTCTTGTTAGCAGATGATGCCACAGGGAGGTCATTTCATGCAACAGGCGCCAGTTTTCCCACCCAGAGTTCCACTGCAGTTCCCACAGCAAAGGCCGGAGCAGCATCTGCACCACCACCAAGTCCAAGCAATGCCTTTCCCGGTCCAAATGGACATGAGGACGGGAGCCATGAACGACATGCACCCCCTGCCACCCTCTCATGCTGCTACCCTTCGGCAGCCTCACGATGGACAGGGAAGCAAGCAAGACGCCTCCGCGGCCGACCTAGGAGCCAGGGAACCAGAACAGAGCCATGCGAAGAGGCCCGAAGACTTGAAGACGCCATGATCTCGCTGTCTCTCTGTCGTACCAAGTCTGTGTCGCAAATGTATTTGAAACGCTACAGTGTTGTATCGCCCTCTTGTTTGACTGACTCTGCCACTGAATCCTCGATAGCTGCTAAGGAATGACACTTTTCATCTCGGTGTTGTGGTTTTGGTGTTTTGAGGTCTGCCGTGAAGGCTCAGCCTTCCTCCATCGCTTCTCTCTCCTCCGTGtcaccctttttttttattttgcttgTTTGGATCTTGTTTGTGTGCGCCACATAACTTGCTACGGGCCCCACAAATTTTGTCCAATAATGGGAGTGGTAGCCGAGCGGGTATCATTAGCCCTTTCTCAGATGAGGCTTGCTCAATAAATGCATCTTATATGCGTCGACCGTCGCATACTGCATCGTTCTGCCTCTCttgt
Protein-coding sequences here:
- the LOC135606257 gene encoding GRF1-interacting factor 3-like, giving the protein MQQPVHPMTPMAPILTANITTEEIQKYLDENKQLILAILENQNLGKLAECAQYQAQLQRNLLYLAAIADAQPQAHAVRPPMMPQGGHFMQQAPVFPPRVPLQFPQQRPEQHLHHHQVQAMPFPVQMDMRTGAMNDMHPLPPSHAATLRQPHDGQGSKQDASAADLGAREPEQSHAKRPEDLKTP